A single window of Doryrhamphus excisus isolate RoL2022-K1 chromosome 5, RoL_Dexc_1.0, whole genome shotgun sequence DNA harbors:
- the LOC131130093 gene encoding centrosomal protein of 135 kDa-like isoform X1, translating into MESSVERKYANLRKRLDQLGYRHPLAIESLPLVEKLFSDLVHTTESLRNAKLSAGKIEKERNCDVLEPYRTDNARLVRENNELHLELLKVNEEKDHADRELITRIRKLEHETCDLKFLNNQYMHKVRCLEKDGKAKSERILQLQEKNLQAVVQTPGGRKRSIPFRRQRMQTDELIPPPTTSAYPVPQPDDPYIADLLQLADRRILELQEEVTKKQCELEDSHERTQLLNTQVSERDKEIERLNRSLHGGRPCDVISLETQNISNEKLIAQLNLQVEYLQESNKMLEQKVEGLQQKSSTKVADLSLKNFELCQELTHIDGLAKKMEMDKERALVMADQELQSNKEVIEHLEDNLKKIRGELSEREFEKSSLADQLVELRGQNEKLEAMVDFMETEKSRLQDKVEKMMSTDRDLVLELEAMRAKHGVCGRDRSPSRLDAFVKSLEEERDHYRHEAERCRKFQGASSPSRGSPNRTRSPCRKVIRADVAESEFLALVKERDELKAALLDVEKHTEDIQTKVKALGSERDHFKMMFYQTQEQLEDARVSSSTSDDILNLREELRLAENKIMQVKAERDLLMEEFKVGQTSTIPEGRGQEKRILELQDAIHSLEQENLELRSQLFALKDSKRDVEQQLDVQSAALLQNVEEVAHQRKAASALRCVLKLQQEQTQQSLSDLQQALSAKTNELRVTHEEMETLEETIGVLTQQVSKYKKEVEVLQMSFAALDKEKDTLQDEVDEKTEKLVVLEEELAKKEKTLEDVRLTVSVMEKSLAQLQGALNSRERELTSLRKQLDDSQLELAGLRNSKEVLVREKKSLRDDLSTMTRENQAVHVEMEEALRERDELKLSVHSYITKVSRIENLLKTKEQQNLDLLEGFRTAHSDMEEQKQRLQQIEDLKNSIRLELLSSDTERRHLREAVSHKELEIQQHVQALQAYEAQVSTLTRGMSRLEEELRKAQEEKAGLVSDLATVRELCVKLDSGKQLTARQVTSKSMELERVEGELEDVRSEAELLKKQLASERLIVRNLETLLSSNRQKEVQIHLTASEKESELKVLRDRLTLADNKNTEHSREVSKLCGKVSQLQTEMDVLNRQLTSERFERERAMQEMRRRGMSLSPLRISSSLNASTSSQHTSLNSSSDKSTN; encoded by the exons ATGGAAAGCAGCGTCGAGAGGAAATATGCCAATTTGAGGAAGCGTCTGGATCAGCTCGGCTACAGACACCCTCTTGCAATTGAATCATTGCCATTAGTCGAGAAACTATTCAG CGATCTAGTCCACACTACTGAAAGCCTGCGCAATGCAAAACTGTCAGCAGGGAAGATTGAGAAGGAACGTAACTGTGATGTCCTGGAGCCATACAGGACAGATAACGCCCGGCTTGTCAGGGAGAACAATGAACTCCACCTGGAGCTTCTGAAGGTGAATGAGGAGAAGGACCATGCCGACAGGG AGCTGATAACCCGCATCAGAAAACTGGAACATGAGACTTGTGACCTGAAGTTTCTGAACAATCAATACATGCACAAGGTCCGCTGCTTGGAGAAGGATGGCAAAGCCAAATCCGAGCGTATCCTGCAGCTCCAGGAGAAGAACTTGCAAGCAGTGGTGCAGACGCCAG GTGGAAGAAAGCGCAGCATCCCTTTCAGGCGTCAGAGAATGCAAACGGATGAGCTCATTCCTCCTCCCACGACCTCGGCTTATCCCGTGCCCCAGCCAGACGACCCATACATAGCCGATCTCTTGCAGTTGGCCGATAGAAG GATTCTTGAGCTGCAGGAAGaagtcacaaaaaaacagtgtgaGCTAGAAGACTCCCATGAACGCACACAACTCCTAAATACTCAA GTGTCTGAGAGGGACAAAGAGATTGAACGTCTGAATCGTTCACTTCATGGAGGGCGACCTTGTGATGTCATCTCTTTGGAGACTCAGAACATCAGCAATGAGAAACTGATTGCGCAGCTTAACCTTCAA GTTGAGTACTTGCAAGAGAGCAACAAGATGCTAGAGCAGAAGGTAGAGGGACTGCAGCAGAAGTCCTCCACCAAAGTGGCCGACCTCTCCTTGAAGAATTTTGAACTGTGTCAGGAGCTGACACACATTGACGGCCTGGCCAAGAAGATGGAAATGGACAAGGAGCGGGCCTTGGTAATGGCCGATCAGGAGTTGCAAAGCAACAAA GAAGTAATTGAACATTTGGAGGACaaccttaaaaaaataagaggG GAGCTTTCTGAGAGGGAATTTGAGAAGAGTTCTCTGGCTGACCAGCTGGTGGAACTCAGAGGGCAAAATGAGAAACTAGAGGCAATGGTGGACTTCATGGAGACTGAGAAAAGTAGGCTGCAGGACAAAGTGGAGAAGATGATGTCCACCG ACAGAGACTTGGTGCTGGAGTTGGAGGCTATGCGAGCCAAACATGGCGTTTGTGGAAGAGATCGCTCCCCGTCACGCCTGGACGCCTTTGTGAAGAGTCTAGAGGAGGAGAGGGATCACTATCGCCACGAGGCTGAACGCTGCAGGAAATTCCAAGGAGCCAGCAGCCCAAGTCGCGGGAGTCCAAACCGAACCAGGAGTCCTTGTCGCAAGGTAATCAGG GCAGATGTTGCAGAGTCTGAGTTTCTTGCTTTGGTGAAGGAAAGAGATGAGCTGAAGGCAGCTCTGCTGGACGTGGAGAAGCACACTGAGGACATCCAGACGAAAGTGAAAGCACTCGGTTCTGAAAGAGACCACTTCAAAATGATGTTTTATCAG ACACAAGAGCAGCTGGAAGATGCCCGTGTAAGCTCAAGCACATCTGATGACATCTTGAACTTGAGAGAGGAGCTGAGGCTGGCAGAAAATAAAATCATGCAGGTTAAGGCCGAAAGAGACTTACTGATGGAGGAATTTAAG GTTGGACAGACATCCACAATTCCTGAGGGACGTGGACAGGAAAAGAGGATTCTTGAACTGCAGGATGCCATTCACAGT TTGGAGCAGGAGAACCTAGAGCTGCGTTCACAGCTTTTTGCGTTAAAAGACAGCAAGCGGGACGTGGAGCAACAATTGGATGTTCAGTCTGCTGCCTTGCTTCAGAACGTGGAGGAGGTGGCACACCAGAGGAAAGCAGCTTCCGCCCTCAGGTGTGTCCTTAA GCTACAACAGGAGCAGACGCAACAGTCACTTTCCGACCTCCAACAAGCGCTGTCTGCGAAGACCAATGAGCTGCGCGTTACTCATGAGGAGATGGAAACACTGGAGGAGACAATCG GGGTGCTGACTCAGCAGGTCTCCAAGTACAAGAAGGAAGTGGAGGTTCTTCAGATGTCTTTTGCCGCACTGGATAAGGAGAAAGACACTTTGCAGGATGAGGTGGATGAAAAGACAGAGAAGCTGGTTGTTCTTGAGGAGGAGCTCGCAAAGAAA gAAAAAACCCTTGAAGATGTGAGGCTCACAGTCAGCGTAATGGAGAAATCTCTGGC TCAGCTGCAGGGGGCACTTAACAGCCGTGAGAGGGAGCTAACCAGTCTGAGGAAACAGTTGGACGACTCTCAGCTGGAGCTGGCAGGACTTCGAAACAGCAAAGAAGTCTtggtcagagaaaaaaaaagccttcgAGATGACCTGTCCACAATGACAAGAGAGAATCAG GCTGTCCACGTGGAAATGGAGGAGGCTTTACGGGAGCGGGATGAGCTAAAGCTGAGTGTCCACTCTTACATTACTAAAGTGTCCAGGATTGAGAACCTCTTGAAGACAAAG GAGCAGCAAAATTTGGACCTGCTCGAGGGCTTCCGCACAGCCCATAGTGACATGGAGGAACAGAAGCAGAGGTTGCAGCAGATCGAGGACCTCAAGAACTCAATCCGCCTGGAGCTCCTGTCTTCCGACACGGAACGCAGGCACCTCCGTGAAGCTGTCAGCCACAAGGAGCTAGAGATCCAGCAG cATGTACAGGCCCTGCAGGCGTACGAGGCACAGGTGTCAACACTCACTCGAGGGATGTCCCGACTTGAGGAAGAGCTACGTAAAGCTCAGGAGGAGAAAGCGGGTCTCGTCTCCGACCTGGCCACTGTCAGGGAGCTCTGCGTCAAACTGGATTCTGGCAAGCAACTCACCGCTCGCCAAGTCACATCCAAGAGCATGGAGCTCGAGAGG GTGGAAGGAGAACTGGAAGACGTTCGGTCAGAGGCTGAACTGCTGAAAAAGCAGCTGGCAAGCGAGAGGCTGATCGTCCGCAACTTAGAGACGCTGCTCTCCAGCAATCGCCAAAAGGAGGTCCAAATCCACCTGACGGCCAGCGAGAAGGAGTCCGAGCTGAAAGTCCTGCGTGATCGGCTCACCCTGGCCGACAACAAGAA CACCGAGCATTCGAGGGAGGTGTCCAAGCTGTGTGGTAAAGTCTCTCAGCTGCAGACAGAGATGGATGTGCTCAACAGACAGCTGACCTCGGAGCGCTTTGAGCG CGAGAGGGCCATGCAGGAGATGCGCAGACGAGGCATGTCTTTGTCTCCCTTGCGGATCTCATCATCTCTCAACGCCTCCACCAGTTCCCAGCATACGTCCCTGAACAGCTCCAGTGACAAGTCTACTAATTAG
- the LOC131130093 gene encoding centrosomal protein of 135 kDa-like isoform X2: protein MESSVERKYANLRKRLDQLGYRHPLAIESLPLVEKLFSDLVHTTESLRNAKLSAGKIEKERNCDVLEPYRTDNARLVRENNELHLELLKVNEEKDHADRELITRIRKLEHETCDLKFLNNQYMHKVRCLEKDGKAKSERILQLQEKNLQAVVQTPGGRKRSIPFRRQRMQTDELIPPPTTSAYPVPQPDDPYIADLLQLADRRILELQEEVTKKQCELEDSHERTQLLNTQVSERDKEIERLNRSLHGGRPCDVISLETQNISNEKLIAQLNLQVEYLQESNKMLEQKVEGLQQKSSTKVADLSLKNFELCQELTHIDGLAKKMEMDKERALVMADQELQSNKEVIEHLEDNLKKIRGELSEREFEKSSLADQLVELRGQNEKLEAMVDFMETEKSRLQDKVEKMMSTDRDLVLELEAMRAKHGVCGRDRSPSRLDAFVKSLEEERDHYRHEAERCRKFQGASSPSRGSPNRTRSPCRKADVAESEFLALVKERDELKAALLDVEKHTEDIQTKVKALGSERDHFKMMFYQTQEQLEDARVSSSTSDDILNLREELRLAENKIMQVKAERDLLMEEFKVGQTSTIPEGRGQEKRILELQDAIHSLEQENLELRSQLFALKDSKRDVEQQLDVQSAALLQNVEEVAHQRKAASALRCVLKLQQEQTQQSLSDLQQALSAKTNELRVTHEEMETLEETIGVLTQQVSKYKKEVEVLQMSFAALDKEKDTLQDEVDEKTEKLVVLEEELAKKEKTLEDVRLTVSVMEKSLAQLQGALNSRERELTSLRKQLDDSQLELAGLRNSKEVLVREKKSLRDDLSTMTRENQAVHVEMEEALRERDELKLSVHSYITKVSRIENLLKTKEQQNLDLLEGFRTAHSDMEEQKQRLQQIEDLKNSIRLELLSSDTERRHLREAVSHKELEIQQHVQALQAYEAQVSTLTRGMSRLEEELRKAQEEKAGLVSDLATVRELCVKLDSGKQLTARQVTSKSMELERVEGELEDVRSEAELLKKQLASERLIVRNLETLLSSNRQKEVQIHLTASEKESELKVLRDRLTLADNKNTEHSREVSKLCGKVSQLQTEMDVLNRQLTSERFERERAMQEMRRRGMSLSPLRISSSLNASTSSQHTSLNSSSDKSTN from the exons ATGGAAAGCAGCGTCGAGAGGAAATATGCCAATTTGAGGAAGCGTCTGGATCAGCTCGGCTACAGACACCCTCTTGCAATTGAATCATTGCCATTAGTCGAGAAACTATTCAG CGATCTAGTCCACACTACTGAAAGCCTGCGCAATGCAAAACTGTCAGCAGGGAAGATTGAGAAGGAACGTAACTGTGATGTCCTGGAGCCATACAGGACAGATAACGCCCGGCTTGTCAGGGAGAACAATGAACTCCACCTGGAGCTTCTGAAGGTGAATGAGGAGAAGGACCATGCCGACAGGG AGCTGATAACCCGCATCAGAAAACTGGAACATGAGACTTGTGACCTGAAGTTTCTGAACAATCAATACATGCACAAGGTCCGCTGCTTGGAGAAGGATGGCAAAGCCAAATCCGAGCGTATCCTGCAGCTCCAGGAGAAGAACTTGCAAGCAGTGGTGCAGACGCCAG GTGGAAGAAAGCGCAGCATCCCTTTCAGGCGTCAGAGAATGCAAACGGATGAGCTCATTCCTCCTCCCACGACCTCGGCTTATCCCGTGCCCCAGCCAGACGACCCATACATAGCCGATCTCTTGCAGTTGGCCGATAGAAG GATTCTTGAGCTGCAGGAAGaagtcacaaaaaaacagtgtgaGCTAGAAGACTCCCATGAACGCACACAACTCCTAAATACTCAA GTGTCTGAGAGGGACAAAGAGATTGAACGTCTGAATCGTTCACTTCATGGAGGGCGACCTTGTGATGTCATCTCTTTGGAGACTCAGAACATCAGCAATGAGAAACTGATTGCGCAGCTTAACCTTCAA GTTGAGTACTTGCAAGAGAGCAACAAGATGCTAGAGCAGAAGGTAGAGGGACTGCAGCAGAAGTCCTCCACCAAAGTGGCCGACCTCTCCTTGAAGAATTTTGAACTGTGTCAGGAGCTGACACACATTGACGGCCTGGCCAAGAAGATGGAAATGGACAAGGAGCGGGCCTTGGTAATGGCCGATCAGGAGTTGCAAAGCAACAAA GAAGTAATTGAACATTTGGAGGACaaccttaaaaaaataagaggG GAGCTTTCTGAGAGGGAATTTGAGAAGAGTTCTCTGGCTGACCAGCTGGTGGAACTCAGAGGGCAAAATGAGAAACTAGAGGCAATGGTGGACTTCATGGAGACTGAGAAAAGTAGGCTGCAGGACAAAGTGGAGAAGATGATGTCCACCG ACAGAGACTTGGTGCTGGAGTTGGAGGCTATGCGAGCCAAACATGGCGTTTGTGGAAGAGATCGCTCCCCGTCACGCCTGGACGCCTTTGTGAAGAGTCTAGAGGAGGAGAGGGATCACTATCGCCACGAGGCTGAACGCTGCAGGAAATTCCAAGGAGCCAGCAGCCCAAGTCGCGGGAGTCCAAACCGAACCAGGAGTCCTTGTCGCAAG GCAGATGTTGCAGAGTCTGAGTTTCTTGCTTTGGTGAAGGAAAGAGATGAGCTGAAGGCAGCTCTGCTGGACGTGGAGAAGCACACTGAGGACATCCAGACGAAAGTGAAAGCACTCGGTTCTGAAAGAGACCACTTCAAAATGATGTTTTATCAG ACACAAGAGCAGCTGGAAGATGCCCGTGTAAGCTCAAGCACATCTGATGACATCTTGAACTTGAGAGAGGAGCTGAGGCTGGCAGAAAATAAAATCATGCAGGTTAAGGCCGAAAGAGACTTACTGATGGAGGAATTTAAG GTTGGACAGACATCCACAATTCCTGAGGGACGTGGACAGGAAAAGAGGATTCTTGAACTGCAGGATGCCATTCACAGT TTGGAGCAGGAGAACCTAGAGCTGCGTTCACAGCTTTTTGCGTTAAAAGACAGCAAGCGGGACGTGGAGCAACAATTGGATGTTCAGTCTGCTGCCTTGCTTCAGAACGTGGAGGAGGTGGCACACCAGAGGAAAGCAGCTTCCGCCCTCAGGTGTGTCCTTAA GCTACAACAGGAGCAGACGCAACAGTCACTTTCCGACCTCCAACAAGCGCTGTCTGCGAAGACCAATGAGCTGCGCGTTACTCATGAGGAGATGGAAACACTGGAGGAGACAATCG GGGTGCTGACTCAGCAGGTCTCCAAGTACAAGAAGGAAGTGGAGGTTCTTCAGATGTCTTTTGCCGCACTGGATAAGGAGAAAGACACTTTGCAGGATGAGGTGGATGAAAAGACAGAGAAGCTGGTTGTTCTTGAGGAGGAGCTCGCAAAGAAA gAAAAAACCCTTGAAGATGTGAGGCTCACAGTCAGCGTAATGGAGAAATCTCTGGC TCAGCTGCAGGGGGCACTTAACAGCCGTGAGAGGGAGCTAACCAGTCTGAGGAAACAGTTGGACGACTCTCAGCTGGAGCTGGCAGGACTTCGAAACAGCAAAGAAGTCTtggtcagagaaaaaaaaagccttcgAGATGACCTGTCCACAATGACAAGAGAGAATCAG GCTGTCCACGTGGAAATGGAGGAGGCTTTACGGGAGCGGGATGAGCTAAAGCTGAGTGTCCACTCTTACATTACTAAAGTGTCCAGGATTGAGAACCTCTTGAAGACAAAG GAGCAGCAAAATTTGGACCTGCTCGAGGGCTTCCGCACAGCCCATAGTGACATGGAGGAACAGAAGCAGAGGTTGCAGCAGATCGAGGACCTCAAGAACTCAATCCGCCTGGAGCTCCTGTCTTCCGACACGGAACGCAGGCACCTCCGTGAAGCTGTCAGCCACAAGGAGCTAGAGATCCAGCAG cATGTACAGGCCCTGCAGGCGTACGAGGCACAGGTGTCAACACTCACTCGAGGGATGTCCCGACTTGAGGAAGAGCTACGTAAAGCTCAGGAGGAGAAAGCGGGTCTCGTCTCCGACCTGGCCACTGTCAGGGAGCTCTGCGTCAAACTGGATTCTGGCAAGCAACTCACCGCTCGCCAAGTCACATCCAAGAGCATGGAGCTCGAGAGG GTGGAAGGAGAACTGGAAGACGTTCGGTCAGAGGCTGAACTGCTGAAAAAGCAGCTGGCAAGCGAGAGGCTGATCGTCCGCAACTTAGAGACGCTGCTCTCCAGCAATCGCCAAAAGGAGGTCCAAATCCACCTGACGGCCAGCGAGAAGGAGTCCGAGCTGAAAGTCCTGCGTGATCGGCTCACCCTGGCCGACAACAAGAA CACCGAGCATTCGAGGGAGGTGTCCAAGCTGTGTGGTAAAGTCTCTCAGCTGCAGACAGAGATGGATGTGCTCAACAGACAGCTGACCTCGGAGCGCTTTGAGCG CGAGAGGGCCATGCAGGAGATGCGCAGACGAGGCATGTCTTTGTCTCCCTTGCGGATCTCATCATCTCTCAACGCCTCCACCAGTTCCCAGCATACGTCCCTGAACAGCTCCAGTGACAAGTCTACTAATTAG
- the LOC131130093 gene encoding centrosomal protein of 135 kDa-like isoform X4 has product MESSVERKYANLRKRLDQLGYRHPLAIESLPLVEKLFSDLVHTTESLRNAKLSAGKIEKERNCDVLEPYRTDNARLVRENNELHLELLKVNEEKDHADRELITRIRKLEHETCDLKFLNNQYMHKVRCLEKDGKAKSERILQLQEKNLQAVVQTPGGRKRSIPFRRQRMQTDELIPPPTTSAYPVPQPDDPYIADLLQLADRRILELQEEVTKKQCELEDSHERTQLLNTQVSERDKEIERLNRSLHGGRPCDVISLETQNISNEKLIAQLNLQVEYLQESNKMLEQKVEGLQQKSSTKVADLSLKNFELCQELTHIDGLAKKMEMDKERALVMADQELQSNKEVIEHLEDNLKKIRGELSEREFEKSSLADQLVELRGQNEKLEAMVDFMETEKSRLQDKVEKMMSTDRDLVLELEAMRAKHGVCGRDRSPSRLDAFVKSLEEERDHYRHEAERCRKFQGASSPSRGSPNRTRSPCRKVIRERDELKAALLDVEKHTEDIQTKVKALGSERDHFKMMFYQTQEQLEDARVSSSTSDDILNLREELRLAENKIMQVKAERDLLMEEFKVGQTSTIPEGRGQEKRILELQDAIHSLEQENLELRSQLFALKDSKRDVEQQLDVQSAALLQNVEEVAHQRKAASALRCVLKLQQEQTQQSLSDLQQALSAKTNELRVTHEEMETLEETIGVLTQQVSKYKKEVEVLQMSFAALDKEKDTLQDEVDEKTEKLVVLEEELAKKEKTLEDVRLTVSVMEKSLAQLQGALNSRERELTSLRKQLDDSQLELAGLRNSKEVLVREKKSLRDDLSTMTRENQAVHVEMEEALRERDELKLSVHSYITKVSRIENLLKTKEQQNLDLLEGFRTAHSDMEEQKQRLQQIEDLKNSIRLELLSSDTERRHLREAVSHKELEIQQHVQALQAYEAQVSTLTRGMSRLEEELRKAQEEKAGLVSDLATVRELCVKLDSGKQLTARQVTSKSMELERVEGELEDVRSEAELLKKQLASERLIVRNLETLLSSNRQKEVQIHLTASEKESELKVLRDRLTLADNKNTEHSREVSKLCGKVSQLQTEMDVLNRQLTSERFERERAMQEMRRRGMSLSPLRISSSLNASTSSQHTSLNSSSDKSTN; this is encoded by the exons ATGGAAAGCAGCGTCGAGAGGAAATATGCCAATTTGAGGAAGCGTCTGGATCAGCTCGGCTACAGACACCCTCTTGCAATTGAATCATTGCCATTAGTCGAGAAACTATTCAG CGATCTAGTCCACACTACTGAAAGCCTGCGCAATGCAAAACTGTCAGCAGGGAAGATTGAGAAGGAACGTAACTGTGATGTCCTGGAGCCATACAGGACAGATAACGCCCGGCTTGTCAGGGAGAACAATGAACTCCACCTGGAGCTTCTGAAGGTGAATGAGGAGAAGGACCATGCCGACAGGG AGCTGATAACCCGCATCAGAAAACTGGAACATGAGACTTGTGACCTGAAGTTTCTGAACAATCAATACATGCACAAGGTCCGCTGCTTGGAGAAGGATGGCAAAGCCAAATCCGAGCGTATCCTGCAGCTCCAGGAGAAGAACTTGCAAGCAGTGGTGCAGACGCCAG GTGGAAGAAAGCGCAGCATCCCTTTCAGGCGTCAGAGAATGCAAACGGATGAGCTCATTCCTCCTCCCACGACCTCGGCTTATCCCGTGCCCCAGCCAGACGACCCATACATAGCCGATCTCTTGCAGTTGGCCGATAGAAG GATTCTTGAGCTGCAGGAAGaagtcacaaaaaaacagtgtgaGCTAGAAGACTCCCATGAACGCACACAACTCCTAAATACTCAA GTGTCTGAGAGGGACAAAGAGATTGAACGTCTGAATCGTTCACTTCATGGAGGGCGACCTTGTGATGTCATCTCTTTGGAGACTCAGAACATCAGCAATGAGAAACTGATTGCGCAGCTTAACCTTCAA GTTGAGTACTTGCAAGAGAGCAACAAGATGCTAGAGCAGAAGGTAGAGGGACTGCAGCAGAAGTCCTCCACCAAAGTGGCCGACCTCTCCTTGAAGAATTTTGAACTGTGTCAGGAGCTGACACACATTGACGGCCTGGCCAAGAAGATGGAAATGGACAAGGAGCGGGCCTTGGTAATGGCCGATCAGGAGTTGCAAAGCAACAAA GAAGTAATTGAACATTTGGAGGACaaccttaaaaaaataagaggG GAGCTTTCTGAGAGGGAATTTGAGAAGAGTTCTCTGGCTGACCAGCTGGTGGAACTCAGAGGGCAAAATGAGAAACTAGAGGCAATGGTGGACTTCATGGAGACTGAGAAAAGTAGGCTGCAGGACAAAGTGGAGAAGATGATGTCCACCG ACAGAGACTTGGTGCTGGAGTTGGAGGCTATGCGAGCCAAACATGGCGTTTGTGGAAGAGATCGCTCCCCGTCACGCCTGGACGCCTTTGTGAAGAGTCTAGAGGAGGAGAGGGATCACTATCGCCACGAGGCTGAACGCTGCAGGAAATTCCAAGGAGCCAGCAGCCCAAGTCGCGGGAGTCCAAACCGAACCAGGAGTCCTTGTCGCAAGGTAATCAGG GAAAGAGATGAGCTGAAGGCAGCTCTGCTGGACGTGGAGAAGCACACTGAGGACATCCAGACGAAAGTGAAAGCACTCGGTTCTGAAAGAGACCACTTCAAAATGATGTTTTATCAG ACACAAGAGCAGCTGGAAGATGCCCGTGTAAGCTCAAGCACATCTGATGACATCTTGAACTTGAGAGAGGAGCTGAGGCTGGCAGAAAATAAAATCATGCAGGTTAAGGCCGAAAGAGACTTACTGATGGAGGAATTTAAG GTTGGACAGACATCCACAATTCCTGAGGGACGTGGACAGGAAAAGAGGATTCTTGAACTGCAGGATGCCATTCACAGT TTGGAGCAGGAGAACCTAGAGCTGCGTTCACAGCTTTTTGCGTTAAAAGACAGCAAGCGGGACGTGGAGCAACAATTGGATGTTCAGTCTGCTGCCTTGCTTCAGAACGTGGAGGAGGTGGCACACCAGAGGAAAGCAGCTTCCGCCCTCAGGTGTGTCCTTAA GCTACAACAGGAGCAGACGCAACAGTCACTTTCCGACCTCCAACAAGCGCTGTCTGCGAAGACCAATGAGCTGCGCGTTACTCATGAGGAGATGGAAACACTGGAGGAGACAATCG GGGTGCTGACTCAGCAGGTCTCCAAGTACAAGAAGGAAGTGGAGGTTCTTCAGATGTCTTTTGCCGCACTGGATAAGGAGAAAGACACTTTGCAGGATGAGGTGGATGAAAAGACAGAGAAGCTGGTTGTTCTTGAGGAGGAGCTCGCAAAGAAA gAAAAAACCCTTGAAGATGTGAGGCTCACAGTCAGCGTAATGGAGAAATCTCTGGC TCAGCTGCAGGGGGCACTTAACAGCCGTGAGAGGGAGCTAACCAGTCTGAGGAAACAGTTGGACGACTCTCAGCTGGAGCTGGCAGGACTTCGAAACAGCAAAGAAGTCTtggtcagagaaaaaaaaagccttcgAGATGACCTGTCCACAATGACAAGAGAGAATCAG GCTGTCCACGTGGAAATGGAGGAGGCTTTACGGGAGCGGGATGAGCTAAAGCTGAGTGTCCACTCTTACATTACTAAAGTGTCCAGGATTGAGAACCTCTTGAAGACAAAG GAGCAGCAAAATTTGGACCTGCTCGAGGGCTTCCGCACAGCCCATAGTGACATGGAGGAACAGAAGCAGAGGTTGCAGCAGATCGAGGACCTCAAGAACTCAATCCGCCTGGAGCTCCTGTCTTCCGACACGGAACGCAGGCACCTCCGTGAAGCTGTCAGCCACAAGGAGCTAGAGATCCAGCAG cATGTACAGGCCCTGCAGGCGTACGAGGCACAGGTGTCAACACTCACTCGAGGGATGTCCCGACTTGAGGAAGAGCTACGTAAAGCTCAGGAGGAGAAAGCGGGTCTCGTCTCCGACCTGGCCACTGTCAGGGAGCTCTGCGTCAAACTGGATTCTGGCAAGCAACTCACCGCTCGCCAAGTCACATCCAAGAGCATGGAGCTCGAGAGG GTGGAAGGAGAACTGGAAGACGTTCGGTCAGAGGCTGAACTGCTGAAAAAGCAGCTGGCAAGCGAGAGGCTGATCGTCCGCAACTTAGAGACGCTGCTCTCCAGCAATCGCCAAAAGGAGGTCCAAATCCACCTGACGGCCAGCGAGAAGGAGTCCGAGCTGAAAGTCCTGCGTGATCGGCTCACCCTGGCCGACAACAAGAA CACCGAGCATTCGAGGGAGGTGTCCAAGCTGTGTGGTAAAGTCTCTCAGCTGCAGACAGAGATGGATGTGCTCAACAGACAGCTGACCTCGGAGCGCTTTGAGCG CGAGAGGGCCATGCAGGAGATGCGCAGACGAGGCATGTCTTTGTCTCCCTTGCGGATCTCATCATCTCTCAACGCCTCCACCAGTTCCCAGCATACGTCCCTGAACAGCTCCAGTGACAAGTCTACTAATTAG